One Rubripirellula amarantea DNA segment encodes these proteins:
- a CDS encoding tetratricopeptide repeat protein, translating into MSDIHQQYNTVEKLIDEEKFEDAITGLKQIVEADETFVLAHLALARVYTKTGQHAEAIAHAEKAVELEPEESFNYTALSVTYQRAWAGTQDQQYIQKAEDAMAKGQELSRR; encoded by the coding sequence ATGAGCGACATTCACCAGCAATACAACACCGTCGAGAAGTTGATCGACGAAGAAAAGTTTGAAGACGCGATCACTGGCTTGAAACAGATCGTTGAAGCGGACGAAACCTTTGTACTTGCGCATTTGGCGCTGGCACGCGTTTACACCAAAACCGGCCAGCACGCAGAGGCGATCGCACACGCTGAAAAAGCAGTCGAACTTGAACCCGAAGAATCGTTCAACTACACCGCGCTTAGCGTGACGTACCAACGAGCTTGGGCTGGCACTCAAGATCAGCAGTACATCCAGAAGGCCGAAGACGCGATGGCCAAGGGACAAGAACTGTCTCGACGCTAG
- the ppdK gene encoding pyruvate, phosphate dikinase: MAKASKMVYYFGKTKTEGRKESKTLLGGKGLNLAEMTAIGLPVPPGFTITTEVCDGYYKAGKKLPKGLMDEVNAAVKTLEKELKKPFGDDSNPLLVSVRSGAAVSMPGMMNTILNLGLNDVSTAGLAKATKNERFAYDAYRRLINMYGDVVMGLEHHMFEEAFDKVKKKYKVTEDTEVPAEGLKELCEAYKAVYKKGTGEDFPQDPVHQLQLAIEAVFGSWNADRAISYRRIESAKGNTLIGSLVGTAVNVQAMVYGNMGDDSGTGVGFTRDPNTGQNKFYGEFLINAQGEDVVAGIRTPQPVSEMGKWDKAAHKELMEIKKTLEDHYTDMQDIEFTIEKGKLYMLQTRTGKRNGIAAVKIACDMVKEGLITEKEAVMRVPASDLTHCLLPSFKPTARNAADVLCRGLNASPGAAVGKLAFTANDARARFEAGENVILVRRETSPEDVEGMSAAVGILTSTGGATSHAAVVARGWGKCCVAGASEVVINEKTKKITVNGRTFGEKDIISLDGTTGEVMAGEVETQEPKLSGDFAKLMTWADKYRRLAIRTNADSPADSKRAREFGAEGIGLCRTEHMFFEADRIIHMRSMILAETEKDRRTALKKLLPFQRKDFEGIFKAMAGLPVTVRLLDPPLHEFLPHGDAAQKDMAKELGVKVAEIKSRSEVLHESNPMLGHRGCRLSVTYPEILEMQVQAIVEAAISCAKKKIDAKPEIMIPLVGTAAELRILREKVLETIETTKQAKKFTGKLDISVGTMIEIPRACLTANEVAEYADFFSFGTNDLTQMTFGYSRDDVGGFLPDYIEHKIVPVDPFQSLDTSGVGQLVAMGVEKGRSTKPKLKVGICGEHGGDPASIDFCDSVGLDYVSCSPFRVPIARLAAAQATLKKSS, from the coding sequence ATGGCGAAAGCTTCCAAGATGGTCTACTACTTCGGTAAGACCAAGACCGAGGGCCGCAAAGAGTCCAAAACCCTGCTCGGCGGTAAAGGCCTTAACCTTGCCGAAATGACCGCAATCGGTCTGCCCGTGCCTCCCGGATTCACGATCACCACGGAAGTGTGTGACGGATACTACAAAGCCGGCAAAAAGCTGCCGAAGGGTTTGATGGACGAAGTTAACGCCGCCGTCAAAACTCTCGAAAAGGAACTCAAGAAGCCTTTCGGCGACGACTCCAACCCTCTTCTCGTCAGCGTCCGTAGCGGTGCAGCCGTTTCGATGCCCGGGATGATGAATACCATTCTCAACCTCGGCCTTAACGACGTTTCGACCGCTGGCTTGGCAAAGGCGACCAAGAACGAGCGTTTTGCTTATGACGCCTACCGTCGTTTGATCAACATGTACGGCGACGTCGTCATGGGGCTTGAACACCACATGTTCGAGGAAGCCTTCGACAAGGTTAAGAAAAAGTACAAGGTTACCGAGGACACCGAAGTTCCAGCCGAGGGCTTGAAAGAACTTTGCGAAGCCTACAAGGCGGTTTACAAGAAGGGCACCGGCGAAGATTTCCCGCAAGACCCTGTTCATCAATTGCAACTTGCCATCGAAGCCGTTTTCGGCTCGTGGAACGCTGATCGTGCCATTAGCTACCGCCGTATCGAATCGGCCAAGGGCAACACTTTGATCGGCAGCCTTGTTGGTACCGCGGTCAACGTTCAGGCCATGGTTTATGGCAACATGGGCGATGACTCGGGAACAGGCGTTGGTTTCACGCGTGACCCCAACACCGGCCAAAACAAGTTCTACGGCGAATTCCTGATCAATGCTCAGGGTGAAGACGTGGTTGCTGGTATCCGCACGCCACAGCCGGTTTCGGAAATGGGCAAGTGGGACAAAGCTGCCCACAAAGAGTTGATGGAAATCAAGAAGACTCTTGAAGACCACTACACCGACATGCAGGACATCGAGTTCACGATCGAGAAGGGCAAGCTGTACATGCTGCAAACTCGAACAGGCAAACGAAACGGCATCGCCGCCGTCAAGATTGCATGCGACATGGTCAAAGAAGGTTTGATCACCGAGAAGGAAGCCGTCATGCGGGTTCCCGCTTCGGACCTGACTCACTGCTTGTTGCCTAGCTTCAAGCCAACCGCTCGCAACGCCGCTGATGTGCTTTGCCGCGGTCTTAATGCCTCGCCCGGTGCCGCCGTCGGTAAGTTGGCGTTCACCGCCAACGACGCTCGTGCTCGTTTTGAAGCCGGCGAAAACGTCATTCTTGTGCGTCGCGAAACCAGCCCTGAAGACGTCGAAGGAATGTCAGCAGCGGTCGGTATTTTGACCAGCACCGGCGGTGCGACATCGCACGCCGCCGTGGTTGCTCGCGGTTGGGGCAAGTGCTGCGTTGCTGGTGCTTCGGAAGTCGTGATTAACGAAAAGACGAAGAAAATCACCGTCAACGGCCGCACCTTTGGCGAAAAGGACATCATCAGCTTGGACGGTACGACCGGCGAAGTGATGGCTGGCGAAGTCGAAACCCAAGAACCAAAGTTGTCTGGCGACTTCGCCAAGCTGATGACTTGGGCGGACAAGTATCGTCGATTAGCGATTCGCACCAACGCCGATTCGCCGGCCGACAGCAAGCGTGCTCGCGAATTCGGCGCCGAAGGCATTGGCCTTTGCCGTACTGAGCACATGTTCTTTGAAGCAGATCGCATCATTCACATGCGTTCGATGATCTTGGCCGAAACGGAAAAGGATCGTCGGACTGCATTGAAGAAGCTATTGCCTTTCCAACGCAAAGACTTCGAAGGCATCTTCAAGGCGATGGCTGGCTTGCCAGTAACCGTTCGCTTGCTTGATCCGCCATTGCACGAGTTCTTGCCGCACGGCGATGCCGCTCAAAAGGACATGGCCAAGGAACTTGGCGTGAAGGTCGCCGAAATTAAATCGCGTAGCGAAGTGCTACACGAGTCCAACCCGATGCTGGGTCACCGTGGTTGCCGTTTGAGCGTGACCTATCCGGAAATCCTTGAAATGCAAGTTCAAGCGATTGTCGAAGCAGCGATCAGTTGTGCAAAGAAGAAGATCGATGCGAAGCCAGAGATCATGATCCCGTTGGTCGGTACCGCGGCTGAGCTCCGAATTCTTCGCGAGAAGGTTTTGGAAACGATCGAAACAACCAAGCAAGCCAAGAAGTTCACCGGCAAGTTGGACATTTCGGTTGGAACGATGATCGAAATTCCTCGCGCTTGTTTGACCGCGAACGAAGTCGCCGAGTATGCTGATTTCTTCAGCTTCGGTACCAACGACTTGACTCAGATGACGTTCGGTTACAGCCGTGACGATGTTGGTGGGTTCTTGCCTGACTACATCGAGCACAAGATCGTGCCGGTTGACCCCTTCCAATCGCTCGATACATCAGGTGTTGGTCAATTGGTAGCGATGGGCGTTGAGAAAGGCCGCAGCACCAAGCCGAAGTTGAAGGTCGGTATTTGTGGCGAGCACGGTGGTGACCCCGCTTCGATCGACTTCTGCGACAGCGTAGGACTTGATTACGTCAGTTGCAGCCCATTCCGAGTGCCGATCGCTCGATTGGCTGCTGCACAAGCTACGTTGAAGAAGTCTTCGTAG